From the genome of Ignavibacteriales bacterium, one region includes:
- a CDS encoding nitric-oxide reductase large subunit codes for MKKHWIAFASVIVISFSVLGWVGTKIYQLAPPIPDKIVTSDGQTVFTKNDIEEGQNIWQALGGMEVGSVWGHGSYVAPDWTADWLHRESIFVLNYWAQAQFGKDYSKLGNEDQAALKSRLQNLFRKNTFNESAGTITIDPVRAKAIEDNTKHFSDVFSNGRNEYAIRKNSLTDHEKLRKLSAFFFWTSWAASTNRPNDEITYTSNWPHEELVDNHPTGDAVVWTGVSIIVLLAGIGGMIWYYGSQEKEKPYGDVPKDDPLLGSVVTPSQKAVIKYFWVVSGLLLLQIVMGIITAHYAVEGNGFYGIPLSKYLPYTITRTWHNQLGIFWIATAWLASGLYIGPAVSGVEPKYQRLGVNVLFGALLVVVLGSMAGEWLSVMNKMSDSNWFLFGHSGYEYIDLGRFFQAALFIGLLLWLVLMVRAIKPALKKKDDQKQILTLFLISSVAIALFYGAALMYGKHTNLTIVEYWRWWVVHLWVEGFFEVFATVVIAFLFARLKLISIKTTARATVLASTIFLSGGIIGTLHHLYFSGTPMIALTLGAVFSALEVVPLIFVGYEAWDNIRISKSKEWVLKYKWPIYYFVAVAFWNMLGAGLFGFMINPPIALYYMQGLNTTPVHAHAALFGVYGMLGIGLMLFTLRAIRPDIEWNEKPLKFSFWSINFGLFAMVIFSLLPVGLMQTWASVQYGYWYARSSEFLQTPLMDTLRWTRAFGDTIFAIGVIVLVYFIARLSIKFFKTKK; via the coding sequence ATGAAAAAGCATTGGATCGCCTTTGCATCGGTGATTGTGATATCATTTTCTGTACTTGGATGGGTTGGTACAAAAATTTATCAGTTAGCTCCTCCTATACCAGATAAAATAGTTACATCCGATGGTCAAACGGTCTTCACAAAAAACGATATTGAAGAAGGTCAAAACATTTGGCAGGCTCTTGGTGGAATGGAAGTCGGTTCTGTTTGGGGTCATGGCAGTTATGTTGCGCCGGATTGGACAGCGGATTGGCTTCACAGAGAATCAATCTTTGTATTAAATTATTGGGCACAAGCGCAATTTGGTAAAGATTATTCCAAACTGGGTAATGAAGATCAAGCCGCTTTAAAATCACGATTACAAAACTTATTTAGAAAAAATACTTTTAATGAGTCTGCCGGAACTATCACTATTGATCCAGTGCGCGCCAAAGCTATCGAAGATAATACCAAACATTTCAGCGACGTTTTTTCAAACGGCAGGAATGAATATGCCATTAGGAAAAATTCACTTACCGATCATGAAAAACTCCGCAAGCTAAGCGCGTTTTTCTTCTGGACTTCATGGGCAGCATCAACTAATCGCCCGAATGATGAGATCACTTATACAAGTAATTGGCCACATGAAGAGTTAGTGGATAATCATCCAACTGGAGATGCTGTTGTGTGGACGGGTGTTAGTATTATTGTGCTTCTTGCCGGCATTGGCGGAATGATTTGGTATTACGGATCTCAAGAAAAAGAAAAACCTTATGGTGATGTCCCTAAAGACGATCCTTTACTTGGATCTGTTGTAACTCCTTCTCAAAAGGCTGTAATAAAATATTTTTGGGTTGTATCGGGATTATTGCTACTCCAAATAGTGATGGGAATAATAACGGCGCACTACGCAGTAGAGGGCAATGGTTTTTACGGAATTCCTTTATCAAAATATCTTCCGTATACAATAACAAGAACGTGGCATAATCAATTAGGAATTTTTTGGATTGCAACTGCTTGGCTCGCTTCAGGTCTTTACATCGGTCCAGCAGTAAGCGGTGTGGAACCAAAATATCAAAGACTGGGTGTGAATGTTTTATTCGGCGCTCTTCTTGTTGTTGTTCTTGGTTCGATGGCTGGCGAATGGCTGAGTGTTATGAACAAAATGTCTGACAGTAATTGGTTCTTGTTTGGTCATAGCGGATATGAATACATTGATCTTGGAAGATTTTTTCAGGCCGCACTTTTCATTGGTTTACTTCTCTGGTTAGTTTTAATGGTGAGAGCAATAAAACCTGCATTGAAAAAGAAAGATGATCAAAAACAGATTCTCACATTATTTTTAATTTCCTCTGTAGCAATTGCACTTTTCTACGGTGCCGCACTTATGTATGGTAAACACACAAATTTAACAATTGTCGAATACTGGCGATGGTGGGTTGTGCATCTTTGGGTTGAAGGATTCTTTGAAGTATTTGCTACAGTTGTAATTGCGTTTTTATTTGCCCGATTAAAATTAATCAGCATAAAAACAACAGCTCGCGCAACAGTTCTGGCTTCGACTATATTTTTATCCGGCGGTATAATCGGCACTTTGCATCATTTATATTTCAGCGGCACACCAATGATCGCTCTGACTTTGGGAGCCGTATTTAGCGCACTTGAAGTTGTGCCGCTTATTTTTGTTGGTTATGAAGCGTGGGATAACATTCGTATTTCAAAATCTAAAGAATGGGTTTTAAAATACAAATGGCCTATATATTATTTTGTTGCTGTAGCGTTTTGGAATATGCTGGGCGCGGGATTATTTGGGTTTATGATTAATCCACCAATTGCTCTTTACTATATGCAAGGACTGAACACAACTCCGGTACATGCACACGCAGCATTATTCGGTGTTTACGGAATGCTTGGAATCGGTTTAATGTTGTTTACATTGCGGGCAATAAGACCAGATATTGAATGGAATGAAAAGCCGCTTAAATTTTCGTTCTGGTCAATCAACTTCGGTTTATTCGCAATGGTTATTTTCAGTTTACTTCCGGTTGGTTTAATGCAAACATGGGCTTCAGTTCAATATGGTTATTGGTATGCAAGAAGTTCGGAATTTTTACAAACTCCATTAATGGATACACTACGATGGACGCGAGCTTTTGGAGATACAATTTTTGCAATCGGTGTAATTGTTTTAGTTTATTTTATAGCAAGATTATCTATTAAGTTTTTTAAAACAAAAAAATAA
- a CDS encoding class I SAM-dependent methyltransferase, with product MSDFYEKMIDFEKNLDLRVKAYQKIFPTKGCAADIGCGIGLDSIALALNGHHMTAFDISPKMIDEVKQNSIKYKVEIETHIQSFDSLPKSDKGKYNFIVSVGNTIAHLESKQLKSAIKKIYGLLLPGGKVFLHILNYGLIKKENKRINNIANRDGKIIIRFYDFRKNDLDFNILSFQQNSPKDFKLVTTKHYPHTKNEIESYLKAAGFEKIEFMKNFEDEKFIANNSKDMFIEAVKKL from the coding sequence ATTTCCGATTTTTATGAGAAGATGATCGATTTCGAAAAAAATCTGGATCTTCGAGTAAAAGCTTATCAGAAAATATTTCCCACAAAAGGGTGTGCGGCAGATATTGGCTGCGGGATCGGTTTGGATTCAATTGCACTTGCTCTGAATGGTCATCATATGACTGCATTTGATATTTCACCTAAAATGATAGACGAAGTGAAACAAAATTCAATCAAATATAAAGTCGAGATAGAAACCCATATTCAATCATTCGATTCACTGCCCAAAAGCGACAAGGGCAAATACAATTTTATTGTATCGGTAGGAAATACAATTGCACACTTAGAGAGCAAACAATTAAAAAGCGCAATTAAGAAAATTTATGGGCTGCTTTTGCCCGGCGGGAAAGTCTTTCTTCATATTTTGAATTACGGGTTAATCAAAAAGGAGAATAAAAGAATTAACAATATTGCCAACAGGGACGGAAAAATTATTATCCGCTTTTACGATTTCCGCAAGAACGATCTTGACTTCAACATTCTTTCGTTTCAACAGAACTCCCCAAAAGATTTTAAACTTGTTACTACAAAACATTACCCGCATACAAAAAATGAAATTGAATCTTACCTTAAAGCCGCCGGCTTTGAAAAAATAGAATTTATGAAAAATTTTGAAGACGAAAAATTCATTGCGAATAATTCTAAAGATATGTTTATCGAAGCTGTTAAGAAATTATAA
- a CDS encoding PH domain-containing protein yields MRTPLRNEEKIIFETHKHWFVLILPLIITLILITSSVVIYIFTKLEIKIWWHFIVPVFAFLYFIYKYFSWKFDIWVVTSHRVIDEFGVFSINSKESPIDKINNVSYQQSLLGRMFGFGNVQIQTAAEMGETSYIYISRPQKLKEALSTAQELYKDFQMNKQAFKLADAVDGEIGEEMKECPYCAEKIKAKAKVCRYCKRDL; encoded by the coding sequence ATGAGAACGCCTTTAAGAAATGAAGAAAAAATTATTTTTGAAACTCATAAGCATTGGTTCGTTTTAATACTCCCTTTAATAATTACACTTATACTCATTACCTCTTCAGTCGTTATATACATTTTTACAAAATTAGAAATAAAAATATGGTGGCATTTTATAGTACCCGTATTCGCATTCCTTTACTTTATTTACAAATACTTTTCATGGAAATTTGATATATGGGTTGTTACAAGTCATAGAGTTATAGATGAGTTTGGCGTTTTTTCAATCAACTCTAAAGAAAGTCCCATTGATAAAATTAATAACGTATCCTATCAGCAGTCTCTTTTGGGAAGAATGTTTGGTTTTGGAAATGTACAGATTCAAACGGCTGCCGAGATGGGGGAAACAAGTTACATTTATATTTCGCGTCCACAGAAATTGAAGGAAGCCCTTTCCACCGCTCAGGAATTGTATAAAGATTTCCAAATGAATAAGCAGGCATTTAAACTCGCAGATGCGGTCGATGGAGAGATAGGCGAAGAGATGAAAGAATGTCCTTACTGTGCGGAAAAAATTAAAGCCAAGGCAAAAGTTTGCCGCTACTGCAAAAGAGATTTATAA
- a CDS encoding Rrf2 family transcriptional regulator, translating to MTVFFSKACELGLQAVLFLSTKEKKIYNAEEISGELKVPKEFVSKVLQILTGSGIIGSKKGKNGGFFLAKEPSIIKLIDIVEAIDGLDVFKSCVLGFPGCSHETPCPVHHQWGKLREEAFTMLSEETLENLREKTTRKIASL from the coding sequence ATGACGGTATTCTTTTCCAAAGCGTGCGAGTTAGGTCTGCAGGCAGTACTTTTCTTATCTACAAAAGAAAAAAAAATCTATAATGCCGAAGAGATTTCCGGTGAATTAAAAGTCCCCAAGGAATTTGTATCTAAAGTTTTGCAAATACTTACCGGCAGTGGAATAATTGGATCTAAAAAGGGAAAAAATGGCGGCTTCTTTTTAGCCAAAGAACCAAGTATTATTAAGTTAATTGATATTGTTGAAGCAATCGATGGATTAGATGTTTTCAAGTCTTGCGTACTTGGTTTTCCGGGCTGTTCACATGAAACACCGTGTCCCGTACATCATCAGTGGGGCAAGTTGCGTGAAGAAGCTTTCACAATGCTGAGCGAAGAAACATTAGAAAATTTAAGAGAGAAGACAACAAGAAAGATCGCTTCGTTATAA